The Solanum lycopersicum chromosome 6, SLM_r2.1 genome has a window encoding:
- the LOC101256781 gene encoding probable NOT transcription complex subunit VIP2 isoform X4: MSGLLNSSLNGSASNLPDNSGRSFPSSFSPQSGAASPLYHHSGNIQGLHNVHGSFSVPNMPGTLGSRNTAINNVPSSGVQQSGNSLSGGRFASNNIPVALSQISQGSSHGHSGMTSRGGMSVVGNQGYSSNNNGVGGSIPGILPTSAAIGNRSSVQGLGMSTILGNAGPRMSNSVGNIVGGGNIGRNISSGAGLSVPGLGTRLNLTANTGSGNLNVQGSNRLMGGVLQQASPMSMFGNSYPSGGGPLSQNHVQAVGNLNSMGMLNDVNSNDGSPFDINDFPQLSSRPSSAGGPQGPLGSLRKQMAQQNQEFSIQNEDFPALPGFKGGNADYPMDLHQKEQLHDNTISMMQQQHFSMGRSGGFNLGGTYSSLRSQQQQQHASSVSNSGLSFSNVNNQDPLHLHGSDVFPSSHSSYHQQSGGPPGIGLRPLNSSNTVSGIGSYDQLIQQYQQQTQSQYRLPHMSAIGQPYRDQGMKSMQAQTAPDPFGMLGLLSVIRMSDPDLTSLALGIDLTTLGLNLNSAENLHKTFGSPWSDEPAKGDPEFTVPQCYYAKQPPPLNQAYFSKLQLDTLFYIFYSMPKDEAQLYAAYELYNRGWFYHREHRLWFMRVANLEPLVKTNAYERGSYICFDPNTWETIRKDNFVLHYEMLEKRPVLPQH, encoded by the exons ATGTCAGGGTTACTCAAT TCATCTCTGAACGGGTCAGCTTCAAATCTTCCTGACAACTCTGGTCGCTCATTTCCTTCATCTTTCTCTCCTCAATCGGGTGCAGCTTCCCCTCTTTATCATCACTCTG GAAATATTCAGGGCCTTCATAATGTTCATGGAAGTTTCAGTGTTCCTAACATGCCGGGTACACTTGGTTCAAGAAACACAGCAATAAATAATGTCCCTTCAAGTGGAGTCCAACAATCTGGGAATAGCCTCTCTGGTGGTCGTTTTGCATCAAATAATATTCCGGTAGCCCTTTCACAG ATATCCCAGGGAAGTTCTCATGGTCATTCTGGCATGACAAGTAGAGGTGGTATGAGTGTTGTTGGTAACCAGGGATATAGTAGTAACAATAATGGTGTTGGGGGTTCTATTCCTGGGATTCTTCCAACCTCTGCAGCAATCGGTAATCGAAGTTCTGTTCAAGGCCTTGGGATGTCCACAATTTTGGGAAATGCAGGTCCAAGGATGTCAAATTCAGTTGGAAATATAGTCGGTGGAGGCAACATTGGGAGAAACATCAGCTCTGGTGCAGGATTGTCTGTGCCTGGCCTTGGTACCCGGCTAAATTTGACTGCGAACACTGGTTCTGGAAATTTAAATGTTCAAGGATCTAATAGGCTAATGGGTGGTGTTCTGCAGCAAG CCTCTCCGATGTCTATGTTTGGTAATTCATATCCTTCTGGCGGTGGTCCACTATCTCAGAACCATGTTCAAGCGGTTGGCAACCTTAATTCCATGGGAATGTTGAATGACGTGAATTCAAATGATGGATCTCCATTTGATATCAATGATTTCCCTCAGCTAAGCAGCCGTCCTAGCTCTGCTGGAGGGCCTCAAGGACCATTAG GTTCATTGCGAAAACAAATGGCTCAACAAAATCAAGAATTCAGCATTCAAAATGAAGATTTTCCTGCGTTGCCAGGATTTAAAG GTGGAAATGCTGATTATCCTATGGATCTACACCAGAAAGAACAACTTCATGATAATACTATTTCTATGATGCAGCAGCAGCACTTCTCT ATGGGCCGATCTGGTGGTTTTAACTTGGGAGGGACGTACTCATCGCTTCGCTcacagcagcagcagcaacatGCCTCATCGGTGAGTAATAGTGGTCTCTCTTTTTCAAATGTAAACAACCAGGATCCACTACATTTACATGGTTCAGATGTCTTCCCGTCATCACACTCCAGTTATCACCAACAG TCTGGTGGACCTCCTGGTATTGGGTTACGGCCTCTTAATTCTTCAAATACTGTTTCTGGTATTGGCTCATACGATCAGCTTATCCAGCAGTATCAGCAACAGACTCAATCTCAATATCGCCTGCCACATATGTCTGCTATAGGCCAGCCATACAGGGATCAGGGTATGAAATCCATGCAGGCTCAAACCGCTCCTGACCCGTTTGGTATGCTTGGCTTGCTAAGTGTCATAAGAATGAGTGATCCGGATCTGACTTCTCTTGCACTTGGAATCGATCTTACAACTCTTGGATTGAACTTGAACTCTGCTGAAAATTTACACAAAACATTTGGTTCCCCGTGGTCTGATGAGCCTGCCAAGGGTGATCCAGAATTCACGGTACCACAATGTTATTATGCCAAGCAACCACCTCCTCTAAAT CAAGCGTACTTTTCCAAGCTTCAGTTAGACACTTTGTTTTACATTTTCTACAG CATGCCGAAGGATGAAGCACAATTATATGCTGCTTATGAATT GTATAACCGGGGGTGGTTTTACCACAGAGAACATCGATTGTGGTTTATGAGGGTTGCCAACTTGGAGCCTCTTGTCAAGACCAACGCCTATGAGAGAGGAtcttatatttgttttgatcCAAACACATGGGAGACAATTCGCAAG GATAATTTCGTACTCCACTATGAAATGTTGGAAAAAAGACCTGTTCTACCTCAGCACTAA
- the LOC101256781 gene encoding probable NOT transcription complex subunit VIP2 isoform X8, whose translation MSGLLNSSLNGSASNLPDNSGRSFPSSFSPQSGAASPLYHHSGNIQGLHNVHGSFSVPNMPGTLGSRNTAINNVPSSGVQQSGNSLSGGRFASNNIPVALSQISQGSSHGHSGMTSRGGMSVVGNQGYSSNNNGVGGSIPGILPTSAAIGNRSSVQGLGMSTILGNAGPRMSNSVGNIVGGGNIGRNISSGAGLSVPGLGTRLNLTANTGSGNLNVQGSNRLMGGVLQQASPMSMFGNSYPSGGGPLSQNHVQAVGNLNSMGMLNDVNSNDGSPFDINDFPQLSSRPSSAGGPQGPLGSLRKQMAQQNQEFSIQNEDFPALPGFKGGNADYPMDLHQKEQLHDNTISMMQQQHFSMGRSGGFNLGGTYSSLRSQQQQQHASSSGGPPGIGLRPLNSSNTVSGIGSYDQLIQQYQQQTQSQYRLPHMSAIGQPYRDQGMKSMQAQTAPDPFGMLGLLSVIRMSDPDLTSLALGIDLTTLGLNLNSAENLHKTFGSPWSDEPAKGDPEFTVPQCYYAKQPPPLNQAYFSKLQLDTLFYIFYSMPKDEAQLYAAYELYNRGWFYHREHRLWFMRVANLEPLVKTNAYERGSYICFDPNTWETIRKDNFVLHYEMLEKRPVLPQH comes from the exons ATGTCAGGGTTACTCAAT TCATCTCTGAACGGGTCAGCTTCAAATCTTCCTGACAACTCTGGTCGCTCATTTCCTTCATCTTTCTCTCCTCAATCGGGTGCAGCTTCCCCTCTTTATCATCACTCTG GAAATATTCAGGGCCTTCATAATGTTCATGGAAGTTTCAGTGTTCCTAACATGCCGGGTACACTTGGTTCAAGAAACACAGCAATAAATAATGTCCCTTCAAGTGGAGTCCAACAATCTGGGAATAGCCTCTCTGGTGGTCGTTTTGCATCAAATAATATTCCGGTAGCCCTTTCACAG ATATCCCAGGGAAGTTCTCATGGTCATTCTGGCATGACAAGTAGAGGTGGTATGAGTGTTGTTGGTAACCAGGGATATAGTAGTAACAATAATGGTGTTGGGGGTTCTATTCCTGGGATTCTTCCAACCTCTGCAGCAATCGGTAATCGAAGTTCTGTTCAAGGCCTTGGGATGTCCACAATTTTGGGAAATGCAGGTCCAAGGATGTCAAATTCAGTTGGAAATATAGTCGGTGGAGGCAACATTGGGAGAAACATCAGCTCTGGTGCAGGATTGTCTGTGCCTGGCCTTGGTACCCGGCTAAATTTGACTGCGAACACTGGTTCTGGAAATTTAAATGTTCAAGGATCTAATAGGCTAATGGGTGGTGTTCTGCAGCAAG CCTCTCCGATGTCTATGTTTGGTAATTCATATCCTTCTGGCGGTGGTCCACTATCTCAGAACCATGTTCAAGCGGTTGGCAACCTTAATTCCATGGGAATGTTGAATGACGTGAATTCAAATGATGGATCTCCATTTGATATCAATGATTTCCCTCAGCTAAGCAGCCGTCCTAGCTCTGCTGGAGGGCCTCAAGGACCATTAG GTTCATTGCGAAAACAAATGGCTCAACAAAATCAAGAATTCAGCATTCAAAATGAAGATTTTCCTGCGTTGCCAGGATTTAAAG GTGGAAATGCTGATTATCCTATGGATCTACACCAGAAAGAACAACTTCATGATAATACTATTTCTATGATGCAGCAGCAGCACTTCTCT ATGGGCCGATCTGGTGGTTTTAACTTGGGAGGGACGTACTCATCGCTTCGCTcacagcagcagcagcaacatGCCTCATCG TCTGGTGGACCTCCTGGTATTGGGTTACGGCCTCTTAATTCTTCAAATACTGTTTCTGGTATTGGCTCATACGATCAGCTTATCCAGCAGTATCAGCAACAGACTCAATCTCAATATCGCCTGCCACATATGTCTGCTATAGGCCAGCCATACAGGGATCAGGGTATGAAATCCATGCAGGCTCAAACCGCTCCTGACCCGTTTGGTATGCTTGGCTTGCTAAGTGTCATAAGAATGAGTGATCCGGATCTGACTTCTCTTGCACTTGGAATCGATCTTACAACTCTTGGATTGAACTTGAACTCTGCTGAAAATTTACACAAAACATTTGGTTCCCCGTGGTCTGATGAGCCTGCCAAGGGTGATCCAGAATTCACGGTACCACAATGTTATTATGCCAAGCAACCACCTCCTCTAAAT CAAGCGTACTTTTCCAAGCTTCAGTTAGACACTTTGTTTTACATTTTCTACAG CATGCCGAAGGATGAAGCACAATTATATGCTGCTTATGAATT GTATAACCGGGGGTGGTTTTACCACAGAGAACATCGATTGTGGTTTATGAGGGTTGCCAACTTGGAGCCTCTTGTCAAGACCAACGCCTATGAGAGAGGAtcttatatttgttttgatcCAAACACATGGGAGACAATTCGCAAG GATAATTTCGTACTCCACTATGAAATGTTGGAAAAAAGACCTGTTCTACCTCAGCACTAA
- the LOC101256781 gene encoding probable NOT transcription complex subunit VIP2 isoform X3: protein MSGLLNSSLNGSASNLPDNSGRSFPSSFSPQSGAASPLYHHSGNIQGLHNVHGSFSVPNMPGTLGSRNTAINNVPSSGVQQSGNSLSGGRFASNNIPVALSQISQGSSHGHSGMTSRGGMSVVGNQGYSSNNNGVGGSIPGILPTSAAIGNRSSVQGLGMSTILGNAGPRMSNSVGNIVGGGNIGRNISSGAGLSVPGLGTRLNLTANTGSGNLNVQGSNRLMGGVLQQASPMSMFGNSYPSGGGPLSQNHVQAVGNLNSMGMLNDVNSNDGSPFDINDFPQLSSRPSSAGGPQGPLGSLRKQMAQQNQEFSIQNEDFPALPGFKGGNADYPMDLHQKEQLHDNTISMMQQQHFSAQMGRSGGFNLGGTYSSLRSQQQQQHASSVSNSGLSFSNVNNQDPLHLHGSDVFPSSHSSYHQQSGGPPGIGLRPLNSSNTVSGIGSYDQLIQQYQQQTQSQYRLPHMSAIGQPYRDQGMKSMQAQTAPDPFGMLGLLSVIRMSDPDLTSLALGIDLTTLGLNLNSAENLHKTFGSPWSDEPAKGDPEFTVPQCYYAKQPPPLNQAYFSKLQLDTLFYIFYSMPKDEAQLYAAYELYNRGWFYHREHRLWFMRVANLEPLVKTNAYERGSYICFDPNTWETIRKDNFVLHYEMLEKRPVLPQH from the exons ATGTCAGGGTTACTCAAT TCATCTCTGAACGGGTCAGCTTCAAATCTTCCTGACAACTCTGGTCGCTCATTTCCTTCATCTTTCTCTCCTCAATCGGGTGCAGCTTCCCCTCTTTATCATCACTCTG GAAATATTCAGGGCCTTCATAATGTTCATGGAAGTTTCAGTGTTCCTAACATGCCGGGTACACTTGGTTCAAGAAACACAGCAATAAATAATGTCCCTTCAAGTGGAGTCCAACAATCTGGGAATAGCCTCTCTGGTGGTCGTTTTGCATCAAATAATATTCCGGTAGCCCTTTCACAG ATATCCCAGGGAAGTTCTCATGGTCATTCTGGCATGACAAGTAGAGGTGGTATGAGTGTTGTTGGTAACCAGGGATATAGTAGTAACAATAATGGTGTTGGGGGTTCTATTCCTGGGATTCTTCCAACCTCTGCAGCAATCGGTAATCGAAGTTCTGTTCAAGGCCTTGGGATGTCCACAATTTTGGGAAATGCAGGTCCAAGGATGTCAAATTCAGTTGGAAATATAGTCGGTGGAGGCAACATTGGGAGAAACATCAGCTCTGGTGCAGGATTGTCTGTGCCTGGCCTTGGTACCCGGCTAAATTTGACTGCGAACACTGGTTCTGGAAATTTAAATGTTCAAGGATCTAATAGGCTAATGGGTGGTGTTCTGCAGCAAG CCTCTCCGATGTCTATGTTTGGTAATTCATATCCTTCTGGCGGTGGTCCACTATCTCAGAACCATGTTCAAGCGGTTGGCAACCTTAATTCCATGGGAATGTTGAATGACGTGAATTCAAATGATGGATCTCCATTTGATATCAATGATTTCCCTCAGCTAAGCAGCCGTCCTAGCTCTGCTGGAGGGCCTCAAGGACCATTAG GTTCATTGCGAAAACAAATGGCTCAACAAAATCAAGAATTCAGCATTCAAAATGAAGATTTTCCTGCGTTGCCAGGATTTAAAG GTGGAAATGCTGATTATCCTATGGATCTACACCAGAAAGAACAACTTCATGATAATACTATTTCTATGATGCAGCAGCAGCACTTCTCT GCACAGATGGGCCGATCTGGTGGTTTTAACTTGGGAGGGACGTACTCATCGCTTCGCTcacagcagcagcagcaacatGCCTCATCGGTGAGTAATAGTGGTCTCTCTTTTTCAAATGTAAACAACCAGGATCCACTACATTTACATGGTTCAGATGTCTTCCCGTCATCACACTCCAGTTATCACCAACAG TCTGGTGGACCTCCTGGTATTGGGTTACGGCCTCTTAATTCTTCAAATACTGTTTCTGGTATTGGCTCATACGATCAGCTTATCCAGCAGTATCAGCAACAGACTCAATCTCAATATCGCCTGCCACATATGTCTGCTATAGGCCAGCCATACAGGGATCAGGGTATGAAATCCATGCAGGCTCAAACCGCTCCTGACCCGTTTGGTATGCTTGGCTTGCTAAGTGTCATAAGAATGAGTGATCCGGATCTGACTTCTCTTGCACTTGGAATCGATCTTACAACTCTTGGATTGAACTTGAACTCTGCTGAAAATTTACACAAAACATTTGGTTCCCCGTGGTCTGATGAGCCTGCCAAGGGTGATCCAGAATTCACGGTACCACAATGTTATTATGCCAAGCAACCACCTCCTCTAAAT CAAGCGTACTTTTCCAAGCTTCAGTTAGACACTTTGTTTTACATTTTCTACAG CATGCCGAAGGATGAAGCACAATTATATGCTGCTTATGAATT GTATAACCGGGGGTGGTTTTACCACAGAGAACATCGATTGTGGTTTATGAGGGTTGCCAACTTGGAGCCTCTTGTCAAGACCAACGCCTATGAGAGAGGAtcttatatttgttttgatcCAAACACATGGGAGACAATTCGCAAG GATAATTTCGTACTCCACTATGAAATGTTGGAAAAAAGACCTGTTCTACCTCAGCACTAA
- the LOC101256781 gene encoding probable NOT transcription complex subunit VIP2 isoform X6: MLGGSGFFCDNQCSLYIEHVISSDKNEILFSSLNGSASNLPDNSGRSFPSSFSPQSGAASPLYHHSGNIQGLHNVHGSFSVPNMPGTLGSRNTAINNVPSSGVQQSGNSLSGGRFASNNIPVALSQISQGSSHGHSGMTSRGGMSVVGNQGYSSNNNGVGGSIPGILPTSAAIGNRSSVQGLGMSTILGNAGPRMSNSVGNIVGGGNIGRNISSGAGLSVPGLGTRLNLTANTGSGNLNVQGSNRLMGGVLQQASPMSMFGNSYPSGGGPLSQNHVQAVGNLNSMGMLNDVNSNDGSPFDINDFPQLSSRPSSAGGPQGPLGSLRKQMAQQNQEFSIQNEDFPALPGFKGGNADYPMDLHQKEQLHDNTISMMQQQHFSMGRSGGFNLGGTYSSLRSQQQQQHASSSGGPPGIGLRPLNSSNTVSGIGSYDQLIQQYQQQTQSQYRLPHMSAIGQPYRDQGMKSMQAQTAPDPFGMLGLLSVIRMSDPDLTSLALGIDLTTLGLNLNSAENLHKTFGSPWSDEPAKGDPEFTVPQCYYAKQPPPLNQAYFSKLQLDTLFYIFYSMPKDEAQLYAAYELYNRGWFYHREHRLWFMRVANLEPLVKTNAYERGSYICFDPNTWETIRKDNFVLHYEMLEKRPVLPQH, encoded by the exons ATGTTGGGTGGCTCGGGCTTCTTTTGTGATAATCAATGCAGCCTTTACATTGAGCATGTCATTTCTTCTGATAAGAACgaaattttattt TCATCTCTGAACGGGTCAGCTTCAAATCTTCCTGACAACTCTGGTCGCTCATTTCCTTCATCTTTCTCTCCTCAATCGGGTGCAGCTTCCCCTCTTTATCATCACTCTG GAAATATTCAGGGCCTTCATAATGTTCATGGAAGTTTCAGTGTTCCTAACATGCCGGGTACACTTGGTTCAAGAAACACAGCAATAAATAATGTCCCTTCAAGTGGAGTCCAACAATCTGGGAATAGCCTCTCTGGTGGTCGTTTTGCATCAAATAATATTCCGGTAGCCCTTTCACAG ATATCCCAGGGAAGTTCTCATGGTCATTCTGGCATGACAAGTAGAGGTGGTATGAGTGTTGTTGGTAACCAGGGATATAGTAGTAACAATAATGGTGTTGGGGGTTCTATTCCTGGGATTCTTCCAACCTCTGCAGCAATCGGTAATCGAAGTTCTGTTCAAGGCCTTGGGATGTCCACAATTTTGGGAAATGCAGGTCCAAGGATGTCAAATTCAGTTGGAAATATAGTCGGTGGAGGCAACATTGGGAGAAACATCAGCTCTGGTGCAGGATTGTCTGTGCCTGGCCTTGGTACCCGGCTAAATTTGACTGCGAACACTGGTTCTGGAAATTTAAATGTTCAAGGATCTAATAGGCTAATGGGTGGTGTTCTGCAGCAAG CCTCTCCGATGTCTATGTTTGGTAATTCATATCCTTCTGGCGGTGGTCCACTATCTCAGAACCATGTTCAAGCGGTTGGCAACCTTAATTCCATGGGAATGTTGAATGACGTGAATTCAAATGATGGATCTCCATTTGATATCAATGATTTCCCTCAGCTAAGCAGCCGTCCTAGCTCTGCTGGAGGGCCTCAAGGACCATTAG GTTCATTGCGAAAACAAATGGCTCAACAAAATCAAGAATTCAGCATTCAAAATGAAGATTTTCCTGCGTTGCCAGGATTTAAAG GTGGAAATGCTGATTATCCTATGGATCTACACCAGAAAGAACAACTTCATGATAATACTATTTCTATGATGCAGCAGCAGCACTTCTCT ATGGGCCGATCTGGTGGTTTTAACTTGGGAGGGACGTACTCATCGCTTCGCTcacagcagcagcagcaacatGCCTCATCG TCTGGTGGACCTCCTGGTATTGGGTTACGGCCTCTTAATTCTTCAAATACTGTTTCTGGTATTGGCTCATACGATCAGCTTATCCAGCAGTATCAGCAACAGACTCAATCTCAATATCGCCTGCCACATATGTCTGCTATAGGCCAGCCATACAGGGATCAGGGTATGAAATCCATGCAGGCTCAAACCGCTCCTGACCCGTTTGGTATGCTTGGCTTGCTAAGTGTCATAAGAATGAGTGATCCGGATCTGACTTCTCTTGCACTTGGAATCGATCTTACAACTCTTGGATTGAACTTGAACTCTGCTGAAAATTTACACAAAACATTTGGTTCCCCGTGGTCTGATGAGCCTGCCAAGGGTGATCCAGAATTCACGGTACCACAATGTTATTATGCCAAGCAACCACCTCCTCTAAAT CAAGCGTACTTTTCCAAGCTTCAGTTAGACACTTTGTTTTACATTTTCTACAG CATGCCGAAGGATGAAGCACAATTATATGCTGCTTATGAATT GTATAACCGGGGGTGGTTTTACCACAGAGAACATCGATTGTGGTTTATGAGGGTTGCCAACTTGGAGCCTCTTGTCAAGACCAACGCCTATGAGAGAGGAtcttatatttgttttgatcCAAACACATGGGAGACAATTCGCAAG GATAATTTCGTACTCCACTATGAAATGTTGGAAAAAAGACCTGTTCTACCTCAGCACTAA
- the LOC101256781 gene encoding probable NOT transcription complex subunit VIP2 isoform X7 produces MSGLLNSSLNGSASNLPDNSGRSFPSSFSPQSGAASPLYHHSGNIQGLHNVHGSFSVPNMPGTLGSRNTAINNVPSSGVQQSGNSLSGGRFASNNIPVALSQISQGSSHGHSGMTSRGGMSVVGNQGYSSNNNGVGGSIPGILPTSAAIGNRSSVQGLGMSTILGNAGPRMSNSVGNIVGGGNIGRNISSGAGLSVPGLGTRLNLTANTGSGNLNVQGSNRLMGGVLQQASPMSMFGNSYPSGGGPLSQNHVQAVGNLNSMGMLNDVNSNDGSPFDINDFPQLSSRPSSAGGPQGPLGSLRKQMAQQNQEFSIQNEDFPALPGFKGGNADYPMDLHQKEQLHDNTISMMQQQHFSAQMGRSGGFNLGGTYSSLRSQQQQQHASSSGGPPGIGLRPLNSSNTVSGIGSYDQLIQQYQQQTQSQYRLPHMSAIGQPYRDQGMKSMQAQTAPDPFGMLGLLSVIRMSDPDLTSLALGIDLTTLGLNLNSAENLHKTFGSPWSDEPAKGDPEFTVPQCYYAKQPPPLNQAYFSKLQLDTLFYIFYSMPKDEAQLYAAYELYNRGWFYHREHRLWFMRVANLEPLVKTNAYERGSYICFDPNTWETIRKDNFVLHYEMLEKRPVLPQH; encoded by the exons ATGTCAGGGTTACTCAAT TCATCTCTGAACGGGTCAGCTTCAAATCTTCCTGACAACTCTGGTCGCTCATTTCCTTCATCTTTCTCTCCTCAATCGGGTGCAGCTTCCCCTCTTTATCATCACTCTG GAAATATTCAGGGCCTTCATAATGTTCATGGAAGTTTCAGTGTTCCTAACATGCCGGGTACACTTGGTTCAAGAAACACAGCAATAAATAATGTCCCTTCAAGTGGAGTCCAACAATCTGGGAATAGCCTCTCTGGTGGTCGTTTTGCATCAAATAATATTCCGGTAGCCCTTTCACAG ATATCCCAGGGAAGTTCTCATGGTCATTCTGGCATGACAAGTAGAGGTGGTATGAGTGTTGTTGGTAACCAGGGATATAGTAGTAACAATAATGGTGTTGGGGGTTCTATTCCTGGGATTCTTCCAACCTCTGCAGCAATCGGTAATCGAAGTTCTGTTCAAGGCCTTGGGATGTCCACAATTTTGGGAAATGCAGGTCCAAGGATGTCAAATTCAGTTGGAAATATAGTCGGTGGAGGCAACATTGGGAGAAACATCAGCTCTGGTGCAGGATTGTCTGTGCCTGGCCTTGGTACCCGGCTAAATTTGACTGCGAACACTGGTTCTGGAAATTTAAATGTTCAAGGATCTAATAGGCTAATGGGTGGTGTTCTGCAGCAAG CCTCTCCGATGTCTATGTTTGGTAATTCATATCCTTCTGGCGGTGGTCCACTATCTCAGAACCATGTTCAAGCGGTTGGCAACCTTAATTCCATGGGAATGTTGAATGACGTGAATTCAAATGATGGATCTCCATTTGATATCAATGATTTCCCTCAGCTAAGCAGCCGTCCTAGCTCTGCTGGAGGGCCTCAAGGACCATTAG GTTCATTGCGAAAACAAATGGCTCAACAAAATCAAGAATTCAGCATTCAAAATGAAGATTTTCCTGCGTTGCCAGGATTTAAAG GTGGAAATGCTGATTATCCTATGGATCTACACCAGAAAGAACAACTTCATGATAATACTATTTCTATGATGCAGCAGCAGCACTTCTCT GCACAGATGGGCCGATCTGGTGGTTTTAACTTGGGAGGGACGTACTCATCGCTTCGCTcacagcagcagcagcaacatGCCTCATCG TCTGGTGGACCTCCTGGTATTGGGTTACGGCCTCTTAATTCTTCAAATACTGTTTCTGGTATTGGCTCATACGATCAGCTTATCCAGCAGTATCAGCAACAGACTCAATCTCAATATCGCCTGCCACATATGTCTGCTATAGGCCAGCCATACAGGGATCAGGGTATGAAATCCATGCAGGCTCAAACCGCTCCTGACCCGTTTGGTATGCTTGGCTTGCTAAGTGTCATAAGAATGAGTGATCCGGATCTGACTTCTCTTGCACTTGGAATCGATCTTACAACTCTTGGATTGAACTTGAACTCTGCTGAAAATTTACACAAAACATTTGGTTCCCCGTGGTCTGATGAGCCTGCCAAGGGTGATCCAGAATTCACGGTACCACAATGTTATTATGCCAAGCAACCACCTCCTCTAAAT CAAGCGTACTTTTCCAAGCTTCAGTTAGACACTTTGTTTTACATTTTCTACAG CATGCCGAAGGATGAAGCACAATTATATGCTGCTTATGAATT GTATAACCGGGGGTGGTTTTACCACAGAGAACATCGATTGTGGTTTATGAGGGTTGCCAACTTGGAGCCTCTTGTCAAGACCAACGCCTATGAGAGAGGAtcttatatttgttttgatcCAAACACATGGGAGACAATTCGCAAG GATAATTTCGTACTCCACTATGAAATGTTGGAAAAAAGACCTGTTCTACCTCAGCACTAA